The proteins below are encoded in one region of Rhododendron vialii isolate Sample 1 chromosome 7a, ASM3025357v1:
- the LOC131334206 gene encoding uncharacterized protein LOC131334206, with translation MAASTSASSPSTSNTAADYSTRDLVKQIMSHEVAIAELSNLPSSRAVYQRNGNIFFRTSVPKATTFEQRQLDAAKAKLQKLNSA, from the exons ATGGCAGCATCAACGTCGGCGTCGTCTCCATCCACTTCAAATACCGCCGCCGACTATTCCACTCGCGACCTTGTTAAGCAG ATAATGAGCCACGAGGTTGCTATTGCGGAGCTCAGCAATCTTCCCTCGTCAAGG GCTGTCTATCAGAGAAATGGGAACATTTTTTTTCGAACTTCTGTTCCGAAGGCAACCACATTTGAACAGA GACAACTTGATGCAGCTAAAGCTAAGCTACAAAAGTTAAATTCAGCTTGA
- the LOC131334203 gene encoding uncharacterized protein LOC131334203 isoform X1, with amino-acid sequence MPSIRNFPTQIQLTIFQGKEWRQKQVRKITDRAFDRFKNDSGRATLTFEELYIAVLLVFNDINKHLPGPHFDPPPKEQVRAMMQVHDINLDGELNREEFAKFIKELTADTFSTVSQGLIITLAVAPTVALLTKRATEGVPVVGKVVQKLPNAVYASLVTLAIMMFQRSGQAIE; translated from the exons GTAAGGAGTGGAGGCAGAAACAAGTGAGAAAGATAACTGACCGTGCTTTTGACCGTTTCAAAAATGATTCCGGAAGAGCTACTTTGACATTTGAAGAGCTGTACATTGCTGTGCTTCTTGTGTTCAA TGATATTAACAAGCACTTGCCTGGGCCTCATTTTGACCCCCCTCCAAAAGAGCAAGTTAGAGCCATGATGCAG GTTCATGATATCAACCTTGATGGAGAACTCAACCGCGAAGAGTTTGCAAAATTTATTAAGGAGTTAACAGCCGATACGTTCAGCACTGTCAGTCAGGGACTGATCATTACGTTGGCAGTGGCTCCAACAGTTGCATTATTGACAAAGAGGGCAACGGAAGGTGTCCCAGTTGTAGGGAAGGTGGTGCAGAAGTTACCAAATGCGGTCTATGCATCCCTTGTGACTCTTGCAATAATGATGTTCCAAAGATCTGGGCAAGCAATTGAGTGA
- the LOC131334203 gene encoding uncharacterized protein LOC131334203 isoform X2, producing MGQVLEKLQGKEWRQKQVRKITDRAFDRFKNDSGRATLTFEELYIAVLLVFNDINKHLPGPHFDPPPKEQVRAMMQVHDINLDGELNREEFAKFIKELTADTFSTVSQGLIITLAVAPTVALLTKRATEGVPVVGKVVQKLPNAVYASLVTLAIMMFQRSGQAIE from the exons GTAAGGAGTGGAGGCAGAAACAAGTGAGAAAGATAACTGACCGTGCTTTTGACCGTTTCAAAAATGATTCCGGAAGAGCTACTTTGACATTTGAAGAGCTGTACATTGCTGTGCTTCTTGTGTTCAA TGATATTAACAAGCACTTGCCTGGGCCTCATTTTGACCCCCCTCCAAAAGAGCAAGTTAGAGCCATGATGCAG GTTCATGATATCAACCTTGATGGAGAACTCAACCGCGAAGAGTTTGCAAAATTTATTAAGGAGTTAACAGCCGATACGTTCAGCACTGTCAGTCAGGGACTGATCATTACGTTGGCAGTGGCTCCAACAGTTGCATTATTGACAAAGAGGGCAACGGAAGGTGTCCCAGTTGTAGGGAAGGTGGTGCAGAAGTTACCAAATGCGGTCTATGCATCCCTTGTGACTCTTGCAATAATGATGTTCCAAAGATCTGGGCAAGCAATTGAGTGA
- the LOC131334199 gene encoding laccase-15-like has translation MLSGSKSTFFLYFLLLLIDGILHCHAWGTARHKFVVKEAPYTRLCKTKNILTVNGQFPGPTLYAYRGDEIVVDVYNRGKHNITIHWHGVKQPRNPWSDGPEYITQCPIQSGAKFSQKIIFSTEEGTIWWHAHSDWSRATVHGAIIVYPKYGTGYPFPKPWAEVPILLGEWWNKDVMDVMEEALITGGDPNVSDALTINGQPGAFYPCSKLGTYKLNVQHGQTYLLRIINAALNTILFFAIAKHNLTVVGADASYTKPLTTNYLTVAPGQSYDALLHADQSPDHHYYLAARAYSSSSAAPFDNTTTTAIIQYRKNHRHRSPCFPYLPYYNDTLAFIHSVKGLRSLANERHPISVPVKNITTPLISTVSINLFPCPNITCEGANGSRLAASMNNISFVTPSIDILQSYYYYHITSSFSTRFPNVPPYVFNFTADILPLDLEISKRGTDVKILEYGSAVELVFQGTNVVGGIDHPMHIHGYSFFVVGSGLGNFDPYKDPLTYNLVDPPERNTAIVPKNGWLAIRFRADNPGVWFVHCHLERHQTWGMDTVLLVKNGRHVNETLLPPPPDMPPC, from the exons atgttgTCTGGCAGTAAGAGTACtttcttcttgtattttttgctACTACTAATTGATGGCATTCTCCACTGCCATGCTTGGGGCACTGCCCGCCATAAGTTTGTC GTGAAAGAAGCTCCCTACACAAGACTCTGCAAAACAAAGAACATTTTGACGGTTAACGGCCAATTTCCTGGACCAACTCTCTATGCTTACAGAGGAGATGAAATTGTTGTTGACGTTTACAATAGAGGAAAACACAATATCACTATCCATTG GCATGGGGTGAAGCAACCGAGGAATCCATGGTCGGACGGGCCTGAATATATCACGCAATGCCCGATTCAGTCGGGCGCCAAATTTAGCCAAAAGATCATATTTAGCACAGAGGAAGGGACGATCTGGTGGCACGCTCATAGCGATTGGTCGCGGGCGACCGTCCACGGAGCTATTATTGTCTATCCAAAGTACGGCACCGGTTACCCTTTCCCTAAGCCTTGGGCAGAGGTGCCCATACTACTAG GAGAGTGGTGGAACAAGGATGTGATGGATGTTATGGAGGAGGCTCTTATAACAGGAGGGGACCCAAACGTCTCTGATGCGTTAACTATCAATGGCCAGCCTGGTGCCTTTTATCCATGCTCCAAGCTTG GAACGTACAAGCTAAACGTCCAACACGGCCAAACTTATCTCCTCCGCATAATCAATGCTGCCTTGAACACAATTCTCTTCTTTGCCATCGCGAAACACAATCTCACGGTTGTCGGAGCCGACGCCAGCTACACCAAGCCATTGACAACAAACTACCTCACGGTAGCCCCAGGCCAATCTTACGACGCCTTGTTGCATGCAGACCAATCACCCGATCACCACTACTACCTGGCCGCCCGAGCCTACAGCAGTTCCTCTGCCGCTCCTTTCGACAATACCACCACAACCGCCATCATTCAGTACCGAAAGAACCACCGTCATCGGTCGCCTTGCTTCCCCTATCTGCCCTACTACAATGACACACTTGCTTTTATCCACTCTGTCAAGGGGCTAAGAAGCTTGGCTAACGAAAGACACCCAATCTCTGTCCCCGTCAAAAATATCACCACACCCCTGATTTCAACTGTCTCGATCAACTTATTTCCGtgcccaaatatcacgtgtgaGGGGGCAAACGGGAGCCGCCTCGCGGCAAGCATGAACAACATAAGTTTCGTGACCCCATCAATCGATATACTCCAATCCTATTATTACTATCACATTACGAGCTCGTTCAGTACGCGGTTCCCAAATGTCCCGCCATACGTGTTCAATTTTACCGCGGATATCTTGCCACTGGATCTGGAGATATCGAAGAGGGGGACCGATGTGAAAATATTGGAGTACGGTTCGGCAGTCGAGCTGGTGTTCCAAGGGACAAATGTGGTTGGAGGCATTGATCATCCAATGCACATACACGGTTACAGTTTTTTCGTGGTCGGATCAGGACTTGGAAACTTTGACCCGTATAAGGATCCTTTGACATACAACCTAGTTGACCCTCCGGAGCGCAATACCGCTATTGTGCCTAAGAATGGCTGGCTCGCCATTAGATTCAGGGCGGATAATCCAG GAGTGTGGTTCGTGCACTGTCACTTAGAGCGCCACCAAACTTGGGGGATGGATACAGTGTTGCTGGTTAAAAATGGAAGACACGTTAATGAAACTCTGCTGCCACCACCGCCTGATATGCCTCCTTGCTGA